One segment of Prionailurus bengalensis isolate Pbe53 chromosome E3, Fcat_Pben_1.1_paternal_pri, whole genome shotgun sequence DNA contains the following:
- the TMEM265 gene encoding transmembrane protein 265 isoform X1, which produces MEDEEKAVDTLVSNMEAAHSPSPIRCCWLRLRYLAATSIICGCSCLGVVALVFAIKAEERHKAGRSEEAVHWGARARNFILASFAVWLAVLILGPLLLWLLSYAIAQAE; this is translated from the exons ATGGAGGACGAGGAGAAGGCAGTGGACACCTTGGTGAGCAACATGGAAGCTGCTCATTCTCCATCCCCCATCCGCTGCTGCTGGCTCCGCCTCCGCTACCTGGCAGCTACTAGCATTATCTGTGGCTGCTCTTGCCTGGGAGTCGTGGCCCTTGTGTTTGCCATCAAG GCGGAAGAGCGGCATAAGGCAGGCCGGTCCGAGGAGGCAGTGCACTGGGGGGCCCGGGCCCGGAACTTCATCTTGGCCAGCTTTGCCGTCTGGCTTGCTGTCCTCATTCTGGGCCCTCTGCTTCTGTGGCTGCTCTCCTACGCCATCGCCCAGGCTGAGTGA